In Rhizobium sp. 9140, the genomic stretch CGCAGCCAGCGCGGATGCTGCCGAAAGCGACATCACCGCGCATGCCAGGCCAGCCTTCATAAGTGTCTGCACGTTTTTCATAGGATGCCCTTTGACGATTCCGATTGTTAAGTCTCGAAAGCATCGAAGCAAATGCCGTGCCAACTTGTCATTTGTCCCGGTAAGCCACTGAAATAAAATCAATTATTTTACTTTATCGCGCAATCGGCAAAATATACGAAAGTATGTGCGAATTAAAATTTGCACATAAGCTGCTTGTTTTCTGGTCGTCAGCGCGTTTTTGAAGGCAGGAGGCCGGACAATGTTCATCCATGGAGGGAACAGGCGCATCTGCCATGTAACGTCCACGCGCGGCTTTAAAGGGACGGCGGATGATTGCACCCGGTTCAGGCAGGTATCGAAATGCTTATAAAATATACAATAGCGGTCAAATGATGCTCATGTGCATTTAATTTAATCTTTGATATTTTATTTACGACCAAATATACGAAACTATGTAAATCATAAATATATCATTAAAATGAGCCAGATACGAGATTTCCTCTGGCGTCTGGCGCGTTTGGCACGCCCCTTGCAAATGCCTTTGCATGAACACGATCGAAGCAACACGCCTGTCGCAAACGCCTTCACGCCCCACCGTGACGCGGAAGGGGCTGTCGATCGTCGCAACGCCAGAACAGGGAAGCCCGATGCCGGACATCGCAACAATGGCAGATCGCAAGCGGCTCAGCGTTCGCGGGGTCACCCACAGCTATGGCGGCCAGAACGCTGTGAGCGACATCTCCTTCGATGTCGAGGCAGGCGAGATTGTCGCTCTGCTCGGTCCCAGCGGCTGCGGTAAATCGACCGTACTGCGCGCCATTGCCGGGCTCATCCAGCCGAAGGCCGGCAGGATCGTTCTCGGCGATGACGATCTTGCCCATATCTCGGCGCGGTCACGCGGCATCGGCATGGTCTTCCAGAACTATGCGCTCTTCCCGCATCTCACAGTTTCGGAAAACATCGCCTATCCGTTGGCCTGCCAGAAGGTGCCGCGCGTCGAGCGCAAGGCGCGCGTCGAGGAAATGCTGTCGCTGGTCCGTCTTGGTGGCTACGGCAACCGTTTGCCGCGCGAACTTTCGGGCGGGCAACAGCAACGCGTTGCGGTGGCCCGCGCCATTGCGGCGCGTCCTTCGCTGCTGCTGCTCGACGAGCCCTTCGGCGCGCTCGACCGTGCCCTTCGCTTCGACCTGCAGGTCGAGCTTCTCCACCTGCAGAAGACGCTGGGCATCACCACGCTCATCGTTACTCACGATCAGGAAGAGGCGCAGAGCC encodes the following:
- a CDS encoding ABC transporter ATP-binding protein, producing MPDIATMADRKRLSVRGVTHSYGGQNAVSDISFDVEAGEIVALLGPSGCGKSTVLRAIAGLIQPKAGRIVLGDDDLAHISARSRGIGMVFQNYALFPHLTVSENIAYPLACQKVPRVERKARVEEMLSLVRLGGYGNRLPRELSGGQQQRVAVARAIAARPSLLLLDEPFGALDRALRFDLQVELLHLQKTLGITTLIVTHDQEEAQSLANRLVLMNKGNVEQIDTPMAVYDRPKTLFVNTFIGQANVLHGTVTELQTASTNIALDNGFPLNLPRRLNFTVGSKVTVTVRPEEVRLSSQPGENTLPAAVTVSVPLGPTLVHDMVLADGSGLRASEVRGPSTLIPEPGMTIFAEIDTARCHVFPAVPESMPSTER